The proteins below come from a single Chitinophaga pinensis DSM 2588 genomic window:
- a CDS encoding UpxY family transcription antiterminator: MNKLIEGWYALYTMPRHEKKLHTRLSELNVTSFLPMTRMLRTWHDRKKYVEMPLFPSYIFVYLNNIEHYYNVLNTNGALYYVKTGNELSRISEQIIHYIRIVSEQSTGIELSADYFPPGKELLISSGPLAGFSCEVVSYKNSEKILVRVSLLQRSLLCSYTADSLGEKLT; this comes from the coding sequence ATGAATAAACTTATTGAAGGCTGGTATGCATTATACACCATGCCCAGACACGAAAAGAAATTACACACCCGACTATCTGAATTAAATGTCACATCTTTTTTACCAATGACCCGGATGCTCCGTACCTGGCATGACAGGAAAAAATATGTCGAAATGCCACTCTTTCCCTCCTACATTTTCGTTTACCTCAATAACATCGAGCACTATTATAACGTACTCAATACAAATGGCGCCCTGTATTATGTAAAAACGGGTAACGAACTATCCCGCATCAGTGAGCAGATTATTCATTATATCCGTATAGTTTCCGAACAAAGTACCGGGATAGAATTATCCGCGGACTATTTTCCTCCCGGAAAAGAACTACTGATCAGCAGTGGTCCGCTCGCCGGTTTTTCCTGCGAAGTGGTATCTTATAAGAATAGCGAGAAGATACTGGTACGGGTCAGCCTGCTACAAAGAAGCCTCCTTTGCTCCTATACTGCTGATTCTCTAGGAGAAAAACTTACCTGA
- a CDS encoding non-ribosomal peptide synthetase, whose amino-acid sequence MDLVAALTNAASKDKAGITFIRSSGVEEKITYRELYRNALALLSALRQKGVTSGDEVVIQSDDSRTLLTVFWACLLGKMIPVPLSTGVQSEQKTKVFSVWKFLSHPYLFCDPLQAERIRSAAEDDEWNEMSDRIILQSELKEETGEINIPSIQSADLAYVQFSSGSTGKPKGVCLTHANLRANVYDIIRSLEITDADTLLSWMPLTHDMGMIGFHLTGVVGNIDAVSIETAAFIRRPLLWMDKVTAHKATVLFTPNFGFHYFLSAIKGRADFAWDLSSVRIIVNGAESISRTLCIDFVEQLSQYGLRGNSIVSAYGLAEASVEVTAMPPGTPVNYYYLQRSSLNVGDRIIEQAEDADTGVCFVDVGYVVSSCMLRICDDAGNILPDQVVGHIEIKGDNVTAGYYNNPEETKKLFTDDHWLKTGDIGFMASGRLIVTGRRKNLIIIGGQNYYPQDIERVIADAGIGGYGKIAAASFTRDADTGEKLLVFLLYKGKPGEFEPLAEAVKKAVKAGIGLHVYEVVPVTQFPKTTSGKVQYFKLITSYLEKSIDNPRPPDADNTLLPAVVSVNKEDLEIGLLQRAASLLGIDRITAEMNLFESGMNSILVLQLCKEIEGWTGLELSTDTVFSYNNIRDLAMHISTVSPGRSIRTVSSYNDVHCVELSAEQKRIWSECKLYPASSAYNVPVAYQISGSFDVRIFEAAVRQLIEKYEILRTSFELVKDSPQRIVHPYNDGLFHVINIRDTMQNPDDARKTMAAFVNEPFLLEEPSQLKAKIVRLKENEYLLVLVVHHILIDGWSMSRLWETLCTTYNQLRNDLPAHVTDLPVLQFSSYVAWQRELMSSSYMEQQRQYWIKELAGFSSPVGLSGTESGIAAGNVLRTAGHRHLFNKQYFSQIRQLSVQYNTTPFTIVMALLNVLLHRYNNSKDIVLGFDVSGRISAEMDSMIGYMLNTLCLRTHIDGQQTLPQIISLTRQKVLEALNNQLYPFEALMSDIGNNRYQTPFFNLLVLYQNFLADDLKIGFEGCLIEREHISVNNGFTNVVVQFWEKGEQLEMVIEYNVSLYGMPEIARLATHLEGILDAIAIDEHVSIAAIDFLTAAEKKILWPAVPRIFDLLHLKRPVHTIFEQQAALAPAAVAVRAGDRILTYGELNKRANCLAHSIRQRINVQPDEKVGFLVSRDESIVVAMLAILKTGAAYVAIDPELPLNRCAYIASDSGMKCLLTDTANFERLTDCFQEQMLLNIADPAIYKNNRSNLPFESTMNSLAYVIYTSGSTGVPKGVMIEHETLANYVLYFSRYFDIRSSDIFIQQSSVSFDTCVEEIFPALCAQGGIVIAPGGGRDIDHLLSLICNHGATILSSTPLVLNEINYRADSRIATLRLVISGGDVLHPANIDRLFQNMAIYNTYGPSECTVCAAYKEITDIHEASLIGVPLFDYQIHILDDNLQPMPLGKLGEMYIEGGTARGYLNQPELTSQRFIASPFDSKKRLFRSGDIGRILDSGDIEFVGRNDFQVKVRGYRIELQEIEKVITAFHTVKAAAVVIGDKEELVACITVAKGYVDSALRLHLAEYLPVYMIPYRFDILESLPLTPTGKIDRKELITQISSTERLSPLYIEASEETDIMLAEIIRTVLELKRIGIDDNFFEFGCNSIRAALIAGNIFKETGFSVQLRDIFTCPTIRLLSARINQLSKSTYAEIFPVAASTHYELSPSQKRLWLLHRIDEHSYAYNEGLLYELLGGVEPATVSAAFDLIVKRHEVLRTNFAAHNGEPVQIIHQPGVEPLNFIYKEWTDTNIDVYDWLKGLAEEQFLLEQGPLYRIILVRISSKRHLLAVVMHHIITDDWSSRILMDEFKEIYGALKRGKTPHLSVPALQYKDYVNWVNKRTHQDNVQQQRFYWSSIYQDELPLLTIPYDFKRPVVKKTIGASVVRHLNPESARRLEHFCIRENVSLYMLLVSALSVLIARYSGRYDMVIGVPTSGRSHPDIERMMGFFVNVLPLRMSFSTEDRLCNLLNLTRQTLLDAYANQDYYFENFLDGVQAGRDLSRSSMFDVLLNLSEQDMMGATIDDVQLKRKERLVNGSKYDLEIYADRKVDGLSLTFQYDKHLFAEMTIERLIGHYINILDVFVNQPDISVGKLAFLSESERNQLLYDFNPIREISAAETTVDMFLRMVKQHAEKPAVTSSGKSFTYDYINVQSDLISSYLISQYEIKRGDRVALLLNRSERIVVSILAIWKAGATYVPVDIQLPTARVVDILEDACPVLVITDRLEFAITNDMLACEVFMYPCSDKMSSLVLMAGNDIKQVQPAAEIAYIIYTSGSTGKPKGVEVYHDSLVNLLLSVQKTPGVTDRDVVLSVSNYTFDISVNEFFVPLVSGAQLVLANREEVADIRMLKRLFEKVSPSYMQATPSFWSALIDSGWNGSDQLKAVTCGESLSENLRSLLVCRAGSLWNMYGPTETTIFSIGGVVTADDGIVTIGRPLRNTEVYILDSQHQLAPIGVYGELFIGGEGVAKGYFNQPVLTVQRFIDGPAETRGRLYATGDIGKWLPDGNIVLRGRNDNQVKVRGVRIEPEEIEHVFMGNVIVRAAVVIKHYGENGDDRLIAFVVYKLPVVTNREQILREYLRQHLPVYMIPDRFIEMEEFPLTPSGKTDRKQLDASLSLLEQPLASRQQIYPETDTEKLLFYAWEQLLGHSNFGVMDNFFDIGGHSLKANKLLNLIFSEIGIEVRLIDVFTRPTIRELALFIEQQEQNNYYYIELS is encoded by the coding sequence ATGGACCTGGTTGCTGCATTAACGAACGCCGCATCGAAGGATAAAGCAGGTATTACTTTTATCCGCTCTTCAGGCGTTGAGGAAAAAATAACATACAGGGAACTGTATAGAAACGCCTTGGCTCTGCTTTCTGCGTTACGACAGAAGGGAGTAACCAGCGGTGATGAGGTGGTGATCCAATCAGATGACAGCAGGACCTTGCTGACTGTTTTCTGGGCTTGTCTCCTAGGGAAGATGATTCCCGTCCCATTATCAACAGGTGTGCAGTCTGAGCAAAAAACGAAAGTTTTCAGCGTGTGGAAGTTTCTTTCGCATCCTTATCTCTTTTGTGATCCACTTCAGGCTGAGAGGATCAGATCGGCTGCAGAAGATGATGAATGGAATGAAATGTCTGACAGAATTATACTGCAATCTGAGTTGAAGGAAGAGACAGGGGAGATCAATATTCCATCAATACAGTCCGCAGATCTTGCTTATGTACAATTTTCGTCGGGATCCACAGGTAAGCCTAAAGGAGTATGTCTGACGCATGCTAATCTTAGGGCCAACGTCTATGATATTATCAGGAGCCTTGAAATCACGGACGCCGATACCCTGCTTAGCTGGATGCCGTTGACGCACGATATGGGGATGATAGGATTTCACCTGACCGGTGTAGTCGGCAATATCGATGCCGTATCAATTGAAACGGCAGCTTTTATAAGAAGACCGTTATTATGGATGGACAAAGTGACTGCGCACAAGGCGACGGTATTGTTTACCCCAAATTTCGGATTTCATTATTTTTTGTCAGCGATAAAAGGAAGAGCTGATTTTGCCTGGGATTTATCCAGCGTCCGGATTATTGTAAATGGTGCAGAATCCATATCAAGGACATTGTGTATTGATTTTGTAGAACAACTTAGCCAATATGGTCTTCGCGGCAATAGTATTGTATCAGCTTATGGATTGGCGGAGGCCTCTGTTGAAGTAACTGCGATGCCTCCTGGTACCCCTGTAAATTACTATTATTTACAGCGGTCCAGTCTGAATGTGGGAGACCGGATAATTGAACAGGCAGAGGACGCCGATACAGGCGTTTGCTTTGTCGACGTTGGATATGTTGTGTCTTCCTGTATGTTAAGAATATGCGATGATGCCGGTAATATACTGCCGGATCAGGTTGTCGGGCATATAGAGATCAAGGGGGATAACGTTACTGCCGGTTATTATAATAATCCCGAAGAGACAAAAAAACTGTTTACTGATGATCACTGGTTGAAGACGGGAGATATTGGATTTATGGCAAGTGGCCGGCTGATCGTAACGGGGAGAAGGAAAAACCTTATCATTATAGGTGGACAAAATTATTATCCACAGGATATCGAGCGCGTTATAGCAGATGCGGGCATCGGTGGATATGGAAAGATTGCAGCTGCATCTTTTACCAGGGACGCCGATACCGGAGAAAAATTACTGGTGTTTCTATTATATAAGGGAAAACCCGGTGAGTTTGAGCCTTTAGCCGAAGCAGTTAAAAAAGCCGTTAAAGCGGGAATTGGCCTTCATGTTTACGAGGTAGTGCCCGTCACGCAATTTCCTAAGACGACGAGTGGTAAAGTGCAATATTTCAAGCTTATTACATCGTATCTCGAAAAATCTATTGACAACCCTCGGCCGCCGGACGCTGATAATACACTACTGCCGGCCGTCGTATCCGTAAACAAGGAAGATCTGGAGATAGGGTTATTGCAAAGGGCTGCAAGCTTACTTGGAATTGACCGGATCACCGCGGAGATGAATCTTTTTGAAAGTGGCATGAATAGTATCCTGGTCCTACAGTTGTGTAAAGAGATCGAGGGGTGGACAGGGTTGGAATTGTCGACGGATACAGTGTTCAGTTATAATAATATAAGGGACCTGGCGATGCATATTTCGACTGTATCACCTGGCAGGAGTATCAGAACTGTATCTTCTTACAACGATGTGCACTGTGTGGAGCTATCTGCGGAACAAAAAAGGATCTGGTCAGAATGTAAATTATATCCGGCTTCTTCTGCTTACAACGTGCCCGTAGCCTATCAGATCAGTGGCTCGTTTGATGTCCGGATTTTCGAAGCTGCTGTCAGGCAACTGATAGAAAAATATGAAATACTTCGTACTTCATTTGAGCTGGTGAAAGATAGTCCGCAGAGAATCGTTCATCCTTACAACGATGGTCTTTTCCATGTGATCAATATCAGGGATACGATGCAAAATCCTGACGACGCCCGGAAAACTATGGCCGCATTTGTGAATGAACCTTTTTTACTGGAAGAACCATCTCAGTTAAAGGCAAAAATTGTCCGTTTAAAGGAGAATGAGTATCTACTTGTTCTGGTAGTGCATCATATATTGATTGACGGCTGGTCTATGTCAAGGTTGTGGGAAACGCTCTGCACTACTTACAATCAATTGAGGAATGATTTACCAGCGCATGTTACAGATCTTCCTGTTTTGCAGTTTAGCAGTTATGTCGCATGGCAGCGGGAACTGATGTCATCTTCTTACATGGAGCAACAACGTCAGTACTGGATAAAGGAACTGGCGGGTTTTTCATCCCCTGTTGGACTTTCGGGCACTGAAAGCGGTATTGCAGCTGGTAATGTTTTACGTACCGCCGGCCACAGGCATCTATTCAATAAACAATATTTTTCACAGATCAGACAGTTGTCTGTACAATATAATACAACGCCCTTTACCATCGTAATGGCGCTGTTAAATGTGCTGTTGCACCGGTATAACAATAGTAAAGATATTGTACTTGGATTTGATGTATCGGGACGGATCTCAGCAGAAATGGACAGTATGATCGGTTATATGTTGAATACCCTGTGTTTAAGAACGCACATTGATGGCCAGCAGACTTTACCGCAAATCATTTCGCTGACCAGACAAAAGGTACTTGAGGCACTCAATAACCAATTATATCCCTTTGAGGCACTAATGAGTGATATTGGCAACAACAGATATCAGACGCCTTTTTTTAACTTGTTAGTATTATATCAGAATTTTTTAGCTGATGATTTGAAGATTGGATTTGAGGGGTGTCTGATTGAAAGGGAGCATATCAGCGTCAATAATGGCTTTACCAATGTGGTAGTACAATTCTGGGAGAAAGGGGAGCAGCTTGAGATGGTAATTGAATACAATGTCTCTCTGTATGGCATGCCTGAAATAGCCCGTTTGGCCACACATTTAGAAGGCATATTGGATGCTATCGCTATTGACGAACATGTCAGTATTGCAGCTATCGATTTTCTTACAGCGGCGGAAAAGAAGATACTCTGGCCAGCCGTACCCCGAATTTTTGATCTGCTACATCTGAAAAGACCAGTACATACAATCTTTGAACAGCAGGCAGCGCTTGCGCCTGCTGCTGTAGCCGTCAGGGCTGGTGACAGGATACTGACATATGGGGAGCTTAACAAAAGAGCAAATTGTCTTGCTCATTCTATCAGACAGCGTATTAACGTGCAGCCTGACGAGAAAGTAGGTTTTCTGGTCAGCCGGGACGAAAGTATTGTAGTCGCTATGCTGGCTATTCTTAAAACTGGTGCTGCCTATGTGGCAATCGATCCGGAACTTCCGCTAAATCGTTGTGCCTATATTGCCAGTGATAGCGGGATGAAATGTCTTCTGACAGATACTGCAAACTTTGAGCGCCTTACTGATTGTTTTCAGGAGCAGATGTTGCTGAATATTGCTGATCCTGCAATTTATAAGAACAACCGTTCAAATCTACCTTTTGAGAGTACAATGAACAGCCTGGCTTATGTCATTTACACCTCCGGGTCAACAGGTGTTCCTAAAGGTGTTATGATCGAGCATGAGACGCTGGCTAATTATGTACTTTATTTCAGTCGCTATTTTGATATCAGGTCTTCAGATATATTCATTCAGCAATCTTCCGTATCATTTGATACTTGTGTGGAAGAGATCTTTCCTGCGTTATGCGCACAGGGTGGAATTGTTATTGCTCCTGGCGGAGGCAGGGATATAGATCACCTGTTGTCGCTGATATGTAATCATGGGGCCACCATTCTGTCTTCCACGCCCCTGGTCCTTAATGAGATCAATTATAGGGCGGACAGCCGGATCGCGACGCTAAGACTTGTTATCAGTGGAGGAGATGTTCTTCATCCGGCAAATATCGACCGGCTTTTTCAAAATATGGCGATATATAATACTTACGGTCCCAGCGAATGTACAGTGTGTGCTGCCTATAAAGAAATTACCGATATACACGAAGCATCTCTGATAGGTGTGCCGCTTTTTGATTATCAGATTCATATTCTGGATGATAATCTTCAGCCTATGCCATTGGGTAAGTTAGGCGAGATGTATATAGAAGGAGGCACTGCCAGGGGATATCTTAATCAACCGGAACTGACCTCCCAGCGATTTATAGCAAGTCCCTTCGATAGTAAAAAGAGATTATTCAGGTCCGGAGATATTGGGCGTATTTTGGATTCGGGTGATATCGAATTTGTAGGCAGGAATGATTTTCAGGTAAAAGTAAGAGGATACAGGATAGAGCTGCAGGAAATAGAAAAGGTGATCACAGCATTCCATACAGTGAAAGCTGCGGCTGTCGTAATCGGTGACAAAGAGGAACTGGTCGCCTGTATTACGGTTGCGAAGGGGTATGTTGATAGCGCTCTTCGCCTGCACCTTGCTGAATACCTTCCGGTTTATATGATTCCGTACAGGTTTGACATATTGGAAAGTCTTCCACTCACACCTACCGGAAAAATTGACAGGAAGGAGTTGATAACGCAGATTTCCTCTACAGAGAGACTTTCACCATTATATATTGAGGCATCGGAAGAAACTGATATAATGCTGGCGGAAATTATAAGGACTGTGTTGGAGCTGAAGCGTATCGGTATCGACGACAACTTTTTTGAATTTGGATGCAATTCTATCAGGGCTGCATTAATAGCAGGCAATATATTTAAAGAGACAGGATTTTCAGTACAACTCAGAGACATCTTTACATGCCCGACCATAAGATTGTTATCTGCCAGAATCAATCAATTGTCAAAATCGACTTACGCGGAGATATTTCCAGTAGCGGCGTCTACGCACTATGAACTTTCACCTTCACAAAAAAGGTTATGGTTGTTGCATAGGATAGATGAACACTCTTATGCCTATAATGAAGGGTTGCTTTATGAACTGCTGGGAGGTGTGGAACCAGCGACTGTCAGTGCGGCTTTTGACCTCATCGTAAAACGACATGAGGTACTGAGAACGAATTTTGCAGCACATAACGGAGAACCTGTTCAGATCATTCATCAGCCAGGAGTCGAGCCGCTGAATTTCATATATAAGGAGTGGACAGATACCAATATTGACGTTTATGACTGGCTGAAAGGATTGGCAGAAGAACAATTTTTGCTGGAACAGGGACCATTGTACAGGATCATCCTGGTAAGGATCTCGTCAAAACGCCATCTATTGGCAGTTGTAATGCATCATATTATCACTGACGACTGGTCGTCCAGGATACTGATGGATGAATTCAAGGAGATTTATGGAGCATTAAAAAGAGGGAAGACACCACATCTTTCTGTCCCGGCTCTTCAATATAAAGACTATGTAAATTGGGTGAATAAAAGAACACATCAGGATAATGTACAGCAACAGCGATTTTACTGGAGCAGTATCTATCAGGATGAGTTACCCTTACTTACTATACCCTATGATTTCAAACGACCTGTTGTGAAAAAAACGATCGGAGCGTCGGTTGTAAGGCATTTAAATCCGGAGTCGGCAAGAAGGCTGGAACATTTTTGTATCAGGGAGAATGTGAGTCTGTACATGCTTTTGGTGTCAGCACTCAGTGTGTTGATTGCCAGGTATAGCGGCAGATACGACATGGTTATAGGGGTACCGACGTCCGGGAGGTCTCATCCTGATATTGAGCGTATGATGGGTTTTTTTGTGAATGTATTGCCATTGAGGATGAGCTTTTCAACAGAAGACCGCCTGTGTAATCTTTTAAATTTGACACGGCAGACATTGCTGGACGCATACGCAAATCAGGATTATTATTTTGAGAACTTTCTCGACGGAGTGCAGGCAGGCAGGGATCTTAGCCGTTCCTCTATGTTTGATGTTCTGCTCAACCTGAGTGAGCAGGATATGATGGGAGCCACAATTGATGATGTTCAGTTAAAACGGAAAGAAAGACTAGTTAACGGGAGTAAATATGACCTGGAGATTTATGCAGACCGGAAGGTCGATGGTTTATCCCTGACATTTCAATATGACAAGCATCTTTTTGCTGAGATGACGATAGAACGCCTCATAGGACATTATATCAATATCCTGGATGTATTTGTCAATCAACCTGATATTTCTGTTGGGAAACTGGCTTTTCTCAGTGAGTCGGAAAGAAATCAGTTATTATATGACTTTAATCCAATCCGGGAAATAAGTGCAGCTGAAACAACAGTAGATATGTTTTTACGAATGGTAAAACAGCATGCAGAGAAGCCCGCTGTGACCAGTTCGGGCAAGTCATTTACCTATGATTACATCAACGTACAATCTGATCTGATCAGTAGTTACCTGATAAGTCAGTATGAAATAAAGCGAGGAGACAGGGTCGCATTACTATTGAACAGATCGGAAAGAATAGTTGTCTCTATTCTGGCCATCTGGAAGGCTGGTGCTACTTATGTGCCGGTGGATATCCAATTGCCGACTGCCAGAGTTGTTGATATATTGGAGGATGCATGTCCGGTACTGGTTATCACTGACAGGCTGGAATTTGCCATAACGAATGATATGTTGGCCTGTGAGGTGTTTATGTATCCCTGTTCAGACAAGATGAGTTCACTTGTGCTGATGGCCGGGAATGATATAAAGCAGGTACAACCCGCAGCCGAAATAGCCTATATAATTTATACTTCTGGTTCGACTGGTAAGCCCAAAGGCGTGGAAGTATATCACGACTCGCTGGTAAACCTGCTGCTTAGTGTACAGAAGACCCCGGGAGTTACAGACAGGGATGTTGTGCTGTCAGTAAGCAATTACACATTTGATATTTCTGTTAACGAGTTTTTTGTGCCATTGGTGAGCGGTGCCCAGCTGGTATTGGCAAATAGGGAAGAAGTAGCTGATATTCGAATGCTGAAGCGGCTTTTTGAGAAGGTTAGTCCATCTTATATGCAGGCAACACCCAGTTTTTGGTCAGCGCTCATTGACAGTGGATGGAATGGCAGTGATCAGTTAAAAGCAGTTACCTGTGGAGAGTCGCTATCAGAAAACCTGAGGTCTTTGCTCGTCTGCCGTGCAGGAAGTTTGTGGAATATGTATGGTCCTACTGAAACTACCATATTCTCAATAGGAGGCGTAGTTACGGCAGATGATGGAATTGTAACTATAGGGCGTCCCTTGAGAAATACGGAAGTGTACATTCTGGATAGTCAGCATCAGTTGGCGCCTATCGGGGTATATGGAGAATTGTTTATTGGAGGAGAGGGTGTGGCGAAAGGGTATTTTAATCAGCCGGTCCTTACCGTACAGCGTTTTATAGATGGTCCTGCTGAAACCCGGGGACGTTTGTATGCGACCGGTGACATTGGGAAGTGGCTGCCTGACGGAAATATTGTGTTGCGCGGCAGGAATGATAATCAGGTGAAGGTGAGAGGTGTCAGGATAGAGCCCGAGGAAATTGAACACGTATTTATGGGCAATGTCATAGTCCGGGCAGCGGTCGTCATTAAGCATTATGGGGAGAACGGAGATGACAGACTTATAGCTTTTGTGGTTTATAAACTTCCTGTTGTCACAAACCGGGAACAGATACTTCGGGAATATTTACGTCAACATTTACCTGTCTATATGATACCGGATCGTTTTATTGAGATGGAAGAATTCCCACTGACGCCCAGTGGAAAGACAGACAGAAAGCAGTTAGACGCCAGTTTATCCCTGCTGGAACAGCCGCTTGCCAGCAGGCAACAGATATATCCTGAAACGGACACTGAAAAACTACTTTTCTATGCATGGGAGCAGTTATTGGGTCACAGCAACTTTGGCGTTATGGACAATTTTTTTGACATCGGCGGACATTCTCTCAAAGCAAATAAATTATTGAATCTCATATTCAGTGAAATTGGAATAGAGGTCAGACTGATAGATGTGTTTACACGTCCCACCATCAGGGAGCTGGCATTATTTATCGAACAACAGGAGCAAAATAACTACTACTACATAGAATTATCATAA
- a CDS encoding response regulator transcription factor, with amino-acid sequence MPAETINLAIVDDLLLFRKVLKNYLLEQDNINVLIQTSDISELFHKLKDFPVDVLLLDVFMSNLNALDVLAFIRREYPEIKVLIVSGCTELHLISELLDYGIHGYISKTDEPEELLQAILMASNNKLYCNKLLTEALYWNRQNKLGEHLQTSTVELNDREKKILQMLWDEKNNREIAEELFLSIRSIEKIRQDMKEKLGVRSTVGLLKYGISKKIIEKEKTDVRKSASCFNIVS; translated from the coding sequence ATGCCGGCAGAGACGATCAATTTAGCAATTGTAGATGATCTCCTATTGTTTCGTAAAGTGCTTAAAAATTATCTTTTAGAACAGGATAATATTAATGTATTAATACAAACATCGGATATCTCCGAGCTTTTCCACAAATTAAAAGATTTCCCCGTTGATGTCTTACTGTTAGATGTATTTATGTCCAATCTGAATGCCCTGGATGTTTTAGCTTTTATTCGCAGAGAGTATCCTGAGATCAAGGTGCTGATCGTATCCGGTTGTACGGAATTACATCTGATAAGTGAACTGCTGGACTATGGGATACACGGATATATTTCTAAAACCGACGAGCCGGAGGAATTGCTTCAGGCAATATTAATGGCTTCCAACAATAAGCTTTATTGTAATAAATTGTTGACAGAAGCTTTGTATTGGAATCGCCAGAATAAGCTTGGTGAGCATCTTCAGACTTCGACTGTTGAACTAAATGACCGTGAAAAGAAAATTCTGCAGATGTTGTGGGATGAAAAGAACAATCGTGAGATAGCGGAAGAACTCTTTCTTAGTATCAGGTCAATAGAAAAAATAAGGCAGGATATGAAGGAGAAATTGGGTGTTCGCTCTACAGTTGGTTTGCTGAAATATGGGATATCAAAAAAGATTATTGAGAAGGAGAAAACTGATGTGCGGAAAAGTGCATCATGTTTTAACATTGTTTCGTAA
- a CDS encoding M56 family metallopeptidase — protein MQLSFLPEPLLKAICWTLIHSLWEGLVITLLAGLVIIITRKTIPTLRYNLLSGLFLLFIIVSGFTFQRVYRTFSNDRIALSGVAPQTTVVQQDASFPPAIIQKDKVYEQRPFSERFIAYFDRHAPLIVTIWFIIFSCKFVIMLSSLNYLQRIRYRKTHQPDSYWKQRINTFRRQLGITKAVLLLESEIVKAPAVIGFLKPVILIPFGLMSQLPADQIEAILLHELAHIKRRDYLVNLMQSFAEMIFFFNPAILWLSALIRQEREHCCDDIAIAVTKDKGKFINALVAFQDHNISMTYEMAFPGRKNQLLERVKRILNNNNTTLNVMEKISLISCFVVISVFAVAFSTPEQQPSASYTQSLIRTTPQNIKTMDTTAPLVSAPPLSMEELKERNEQSAAAARQNVEKLSRENEETQHKIISDIVKAKVVTDKAQLFSYKLSNTEFLVNDVKQPTTLFEKFKEKYIKSPGTTVLSYQRVP, from the coding sequence ATGCAATTATCTTTTCTTCCTGAACCTTTGCTGAAAGCAATATGCTGGACGCTGATACATTCTCTTTGGGAAGGGCTTGTAATAACCCTACTCGCCGGCCTTGTTATTATTATAACAAGAAAAACCATCCCCACTTTGCGATACAACCTCTTGTCGGGACTTTTTCTGCTATTTATAATTGTATCCGGCTTTACCTTCCAGCGAGTGTACAGGACCTTTTCAAATGACCGCATAGCCCTCTCAGGTGTAGCTCCCCAAACCACAGTTGTGCAGCAGGATGCTTCTTTCCCTCCTGCTATTATACAAAAGGACAAGGTGTACGAGCAGCGGCCGTTCAGTGAAAGATTTATCGCCTATTTTGACAGACACGCCCCACTGATTGTTACTATATGGTTTATTATATTCAGCTGCAAGTTTGTAATAATGCTCTCCTCACTGAACTACCTGCAAAGAATAAGATACCGTAAAACGCATCAACCTGACTCCTACTGGAAACAAAGAATAAACACCTTCAGGCGGCAATTAGGGATAACGAAAGCCGTACTCCTGCTGGAGTCAGAAATTGTGAAGGCACCGGCTGTAATTGGATTTCTCAAGCCAGTTATATTAATTCCCTTCGGGCTGATGTCCCAGTTACCGGCAGATCAGATCGAAGCGATTCTACTACATGAACTGGCTCACATAAAACGTAGGGATTACCTGGTAAACCTTATGCAGAGCTTTGCAGAAATGATATTCTTTTTTAATCCGGCCATATTATGGCTTTCTGCCCTCATACGTCAGGAAAGGGAGCATTGCTGCGATGATATCGCCATTGCCGTTACCAAGGATAAAGGCAAGTTTATCAATGCACTCGTCGCCTTTCAGGATCATAATATATCCATGACATATGAAATGGCCTTTCCCGGAAGGAAAAATCAACTGCTGGAAAGAGTAAAACGCATCCTCAACAATAACAATACAACTTTGAATGTTATGGAAAAGATCTCATTAATCTCCTGTTTCGTTGTTATCAGCGTCTTCGCTGTTGCATTTTCAACCCCTGAACAACAACCCTCAGCCTCATACACGCAGTCGCTTATTAGGACGACACCTCAAAACATAAAAACCATGGATACAACAGCACCACTAGTAAGCGCTCCTCCACTTAGTATGGAAGAATTAAAAGAGCGGAATGAGCAATCCGCAGCTGCTGCAAGGCAAAATGTAGAAAAGTTGTCCAGAGAGAATGAAGAAACCCAGCATAAAATTATATCAGATATCGTTAAAGCTAAAGTCGTAACAGATAAAGCACAGCTTTTCTCTTACAAATTAAGTAATACCGAGTTCCTGGTTAATGATGTGAAACAACCCACAACCCTTTTCGAAAAATTCAAAGAAAAATATATAAAATCACCTGGTACAACTGTACTCAGCTACCAGCGTGTGCCGTAA